ATCCATACGTGATCTGCGTGTCACGTTTTTTGTCAGCCGGCTGGAGCCTAGGTGCTGTCATTTattgtataacgacctgcgtgtcgaaTTTTCCATGTAATTTCCGTTCACTAGCTAGTGTAGCTACTTGGAGAACCTGGAGGACATGCAATCCGATGTACAAGTCGGCGACATGGAGTAAGGCGGCACGTGACAAGAATTGGCACGAGTCTACTTACAAGCTttatggagatggagatcaccatgaagagagccataccatttcacattataattgctttatttgtgttattgttatgtctcagttttacctctattagatagttggtagtttaaatctctcaaagaaggtctagtcggtcgccccgccaagtgctgcaccatcacaagttggacattcttggtagtgggctcatgaaattgaggTGCTACCAATTCTTTCCAACTAGGTGGGTTTGAGTCGGACTCTTACAGCGGAAGCACTTGGTAAGCTAGACGAGTCCATCACAACGGTTGTGGGGCTCGGGGCGAGGTAGGTCGGGAGCCGAGGCATGTGATGCCACCCGACTAACAGGAGTCGTATGAGATGCGattggcaaggtgttgcctacCCAGATCACTTGGCGGCTAGCggtgatgctaaagctcactagtcGTTTTGCTTATTTAGGATCCTGAATCACTTAGTAACCATCGGAGAGATGTTGGTTCTAGTGGGAGCATAAGTATTAAAGCGTTTAATATTCCTGCTCTTTTATGAATACATGTCTTAagtgttttgcatattttctgttgtagatcaatggcacctagcaaccttcctcatttgtccacttttgcgttgaggtcgatcctagagaaagataaacttaatggaactaatttcaccaactggtatcgTAATCTGAGGATTGTcctcaagcaagaaaagaaggaccatgTTCTAGACACTCCACTCCCAGATGAGCCTGATGAAGATGCGACAGTCGCTGTCATGAATGCCCACCGTAAGGCTAGAGATGAGTCTACGGAAATTAGCTGTCTTATGCTTGCACACATGGAACCggacttgcagcagcagttcgagaatgttgaggcctaCGATATGATCGAAAGCCTCAAAAGTATGTTCCAGGCTCAGGCAAAGACCGAGAGGTATCAAGTCTCTCAAGCTTTGCTTGGCTGTAAGCTCAAAGACGGCGATCCACTGAGTCCGCACGTGATCAAGATGACTGGTTACGTGCAGTCTTTGGATAGGCTGGGTTTTCCCATAAGCGATGAGTTCGCTACAGATATAGTTCTGAACTCTCTTCCTAGTGCATATGCTCCGTTCATCTCGAActatcacatgcatggtatggataagaagctcactgaactacatgggatgctcaagacagcagaggctgacctcaagaaaggcaccagtcaagtgttgatggtgcagaataaggctaagttcaagaagggttcttggactaagaagaagaaggctaagtCAGGAGGCAAAACTCAGGACTCTGTCCCGAGCGCTGCCTCAGGGACTAAGCCATCTCCTACAGCTGGATCCACTTGCTTCTATTGCAAGACGGATGGGcactggaagaggaactgcagcaagtttttggctgacaaagccaagagtggaagtgggacTTCTAACTCAGGTACGCTTGTTTgtaatgttatagacatttatcttgctgatgcacctaacagtTCATGGGTATATGATACCGGATCAGTAATTCACATCTGCAACTCGTTGCAGGGGCTGGTAAGAACTAGGAGCGTGGCAAGAGGCGAGGTTGATATTCGAGTCGGCAACAAAGCGAGAGTCGCTGCGTTGGAAGTCGGCacgatgcaacttcatttaccttcaggattcttaatggagctgaataattgttattatgttccagtgcttagtcgaaacattatttctgcctcatgtttaatgagacaaggttatgagtcgaatattaagaataatggttgttctttatatttgaaagatatgtttcACGGCTTTGCACCCGTCCTGGAcgggttatttattttgaatcttgatagtgaatcagtctataacataaatgtgaaaaggttaaaaccaaatgatctgaatatgacttacttttggcactgtcggcttggtcatataagttggaagcgcatgaagaagctccatgatgatggacttttaacttcgttCGACTTGGAGTCGttcgagacatgcgagtcaTGCCTACTCGGCAAAATGACCAAGACGCCTTTTGCAAGGAGTTGTGAAAGGGCGTCTGACTTGTTGGATCTAATACATAGTGATGTATGTGGcccaatgagcacgacagccagaggtggttatgagtacttcattaccttcactgatgatttgagtagatatggatatgtctatttaatgaaacacaagtcggaagcctttgagaaattcaaggaattccagagtgaggtacaaaatcaactcggcaagaaaataaagtttctACGGTCGGACCGTGGAGGCGAGTACATGAGCCATGAGTTTGATGACCATCTAAAGAGTTGTGGAATAGTTCCTCAGCTTACTCCACCGGGTACGCCGCAGAGGAACGGTGTATCAGAACGGCGGAAtcggaccttgttggacatggtacgatcaatgatgagtcgaacagatctacctttgtcattttggggatattgtctagaaactgcagcgttcacactaaacagagtaccatcgaAATCGGTAGAGAAGACACCGCATGAGATGTGGACTGGCAAAAGGCcgagtttgtcttttcttaagaTTTGGGGCTGTGAAGCATTCGTCAAGCGACTTCAGTCGGACAAGCTCACGGCCAAGTCGGATAAGTGTATTTTCGTGGggtatccaagggaaaccttagggtactacttctacaaccgagaagagggcaaagtgtttgtcgctcggaacggtgtcttccttgagaaagagtttctcagtcgggGAGTCAGTGGGAGCacagtgcaactcgaagaaatTCGGGAGGAACCTGCTAGAGGCGAGTCAGCTACAGTCTTAGAGGCTGAGCCGGTCGTGGTATCTATGCCGGTAAAAGCACCAGAACCACGGAGATCTGCTAGATTGCAAAGTGCTCGTGAAGTATTACTGTTAGACAGTGATGAGCCGACAACTTATTCGGAAGCGATGGTGGGATCTGATTCTGAGTCATGGCTTGGAGCCATGAGATCTGagttaaagtccatggatgaaaatcaagtttggaccTTGGTTGATCTGCCAGACGGTGCAAGACCCGTCGAGAGCAAATGGGtctttaagaagaaaactgacatggatggaaatgtttctGTCTATAAAGCACGGCTTGTCGCGAAGGGGTTCCGAcaggttcaaggagttgactacgacgagaccttctcgcccgtagcgatgcttaaGTCGGTTCGGATCATGTTAGCTATAGCAGCCTATTTCGACTATGAGatatggcagatggatgtcaagacggctttcctcaatggaaatttaactgaggacgtgtatatgatacagcccgaaggttttgtcgatccggcTAACGCtgacaaggtatgcaaacttcagaaatccatttatggactgaagcaagcatctcggagttggaacatTCGCTTTGATGTGGTAGTCAAATCttttggcttcatcaagagcgatcatgattcttgtttgtacaagaagtttagtgggagcaaagtaaattttctaatcttatatgtggacgacatattattgatgggaaatgatgtcttgatgttgcaagaaaccaaagaatcattggaaaggagtttcgcaatgaaagatttgggtgaggcaacttacatactgggaatcaggatctatagagatagatctagacggctcattggattgagtcaaagtacatatttggacaaagtgttgaagaaattcaacatggaATCGTCTAAGAAGGGATTCTTACCGATGTCCCATGGTGTAAAGCTTagcaagactcagtgtccttcgacaactgatgagcgaaatcggatgagtgcgatcccgtatgcttcggcagtcggatccatcatgtatgccatgatttgtactaggcctgatgtttcctatgctctaagtgcaACAAGCAGATACCAGGCTGACCCTGGCGAAAGCCACTGGGTAGCAGTTAAAAacatccttaagtacttgagaaggactaaggacatgttcctagtttatggaggtgaggatgaactcagtgtaaagggttacacggatgcgagttatctcaccgactcagatgattctcgttcgcaatctggatatgtgttcgtgatgaacggaggggctgtgagctagaagagttccaagcaagatactgtgtctgcgtctacaacagaggctgagtatattgctgcctcggaggcagcaaaggaagccgtttggatcaggaatctcctgattgatcttggtgtggttcagggcgcgtccaattcattggacgtatattgtgacaacaatggtgctatcgcacaagccaaggaacctagacaacaccagaagaacaaacatatactcatgcgttaccacctcattcgccagttcgtcgaacaaggtgatatcaagttatgcaaggtacacacggatgcaaacattgcagatccgttgacaaaggcgctaccacagcctaagcatgaggcgcacatgagaggtatgggcattagatgtctagacatatgatgtcaagatgattgactctagtgcaagtgggagactgttgggaatatgccctagaggcaatcatgtatgatgtaattcccaatgtattcataaatattattgagttgtccttgtttgaacatctgatatgtatcattgaatatgtgatttgattgtggaactatgtattcatgttgttcatactaaattgtccttagtcattgaggttgtgctggacacataacctagactaatgtgaaagttggctgatgactcggttccacttgtcatgggcatggtgatgtcattccagcttacacggactcggctaaagagtttagcgagtcggactgacccatattgagatgcaacgagtaggtcgtcatttgcatgtctcaatcaatgtaatccttagacctgaggttatcgcacaatccgagttgtggatcaccaacttaggttctgtcaaacgttgttccgtaacagggcagttataaaggcagagttcgggttgactgagaatcaagctgtgtgatgtggataaccaagatgggattttgcccctccgactggagagatattctctgggccctctcgagtgatatgattcgggaagcatggccatgcgcgacttggttaattgttaaccgggttgatcgactaagagttagtcggatgaatcgtatatcacagatcgagaagagagttgaactattaaagggatgacgattaatcgcctatagttcgacaaggtatatcgtgaggcaaaaagggactaagacgtatgtcacattggaaggtacgtcgtcatgactcgatggtacttgggagtcggcacgttctgctaggagccgctaccgattgatcgattgtgagtcggactccaatcgtgtccaagtcgccatgagcctgtggggtcacacacttaagagcgggagcaaatatttggtcgggttggacccgaactggaattgggctgacaatgcgagttggactcgcagggtggatgggccacaaggcttggagcccacttccactcgatatataagcaggggcgtgggatgcctaaagggcacggttttttccactctcatgcgttgagaaccctagcccgattcagttcaaccgtcgcaccggatctagcagtccgccgccggagctcctcctcgcacgtgtggataccggcagaggtgctgtacgttcagcacttcgacgatcgcgggattggatcggctggatcggatcgagggactgcactgcatcaaggcgccgcatcaataatccgcaactgcgcgtctagtggtaatcctcgtggccttctacctcggctagatcttgggagttcgcgtaggaaaagtttttgtttatctctacgcgccccttcagggCGTTCAGCAGATTGGATCAGGCAATCAGTGGCTGTGCAGTGGAGCGACGTTCAGCAGATCAGATAGGACTATCGTTGCAGTGGACCGATCTCCTAGTAACGGGAGATCATCCTGATCGTCGGAAAGTACTCGACATCGGGTCAAGTTGCGTATGTACGTCCAGGTCAGCGTCTGTGAgtcgtggttgtgtccaagtgctcgtCTGTGTGGGACTCTGTTGCAGTGGAAGTGCGTCACGGTTGAAGGGCTGTCCGGTGAGGTGTATCATCGAGGGTGAAGACGTGCGTGCAGACAAGGTGGCGGGTGTCATCTGTGTGTCTCGATGAGAAGACGGAAGCTCAAGCGTATAGTGGGGTGGTGTACCAGTGAAGGTGAGTCTCTTTAATGAGGACATGTCTCTACGTGAAGCTATGGGTTTAGCTAGCACGTATTGCGCTAGGTGTGGACGGTGTAGTTCATGCACGAGCTAGCGTGACTGGGAGTCTGGATCATACGTTGAGTGAGTCGACGAGTTGTGAAGCTGCGGTGAGTCAAGATCAGGGGGATCACGGAAGACAGAGTCAAGACTAAGGGGAGATTGTTAGGAATTAATCTTGTCAAGTCCGAATAGCAGTAGGTTTGGGTTTTGGCGAGTGCTGTCATGTATGAGTTTAGGTGAGTTTGAATTGGACACTAGTCCGTATAGGTTTGGTCATGGTCTCCAACTAGGATTAGTACTTGTGTACGTATAAATATGCAGGTAGTCAGCTTAAGTTGAGATCAAGTTTGTAACGTGGGATTTAAAATATTATGACTGGCCTCTATCTAGCCCCATCCTCCTGTCCACATACGTGTCCATGGGTTTTTCTTAATCTCTCTCGTCTCTCTCTGTCACCACCTACCACATCTCcatctcctttcttcttcttgctccatcccctctccatctccatctccgtccaggagcagcagcatcatCTCCGTCCAGAGCACCAGCAACATCATCCTCATGGCCAGCAACATCATCCTCATGGCCAGCAACATCTCCGtccaggagcagcagcagcagcatctccGTCCAGGGGGCTCGAGTCCGtctgcggccgccgctcggagatggaggacgccgccgccgtgctcccgTGCTTCCACCGCCTCCCGCTCTCGATGCTCTCCGTGCCCGCCGACCCCAGATCAGATATGAGAGCAGCTAGTTAGCTTGCATATATTAATTCGTGTGTCAGCTAGTGAAGCAAGGTGATTTTTTATCTCTTGTGGTTCCTTTTTAATCTTGTACTGTGATCTTTCCTTTGGAAGTACTCATttttgtgctgtgatttttgAGTACCATGTGTACACGACGAGAGCTACTAATTTTTTATAAACGTTTGTGCTGTATTTTGGTATCCCATCGAGGTACCGTGATTGTGATTGATGAGGTACTTAGGAAGGAGTTTCTGTCTCCTCTGTTGAATTCGAGTACATAGGTACTTGAGTACTTGGTTTGTTGAATTTAAAGTTGAATTCGAGTTTTTCTCTTTGATTATTTCTTTCTATCTCTTTGATCCATCGTTGTTGATCCTCATGGTTGAGGATTGATGAGGTGGTTAGGTATCTGTGATGTATCTTAATGTATTTGTGATATACCATAATTTATATGTGACGTATCTTGATGTGCTCATCATGTATCTGTAATGTACCGTGATTTTTTCTGGATAAATGTGATGTACAATACGATGTAGTCGTCTCATAAGTCCATGTACATGAGGTACTCAAAACCCGATAAGATACCTGTGATGTACCGTATGATGTACTCCTCTCATAAATTCATGTACACAATGAATTTGAAAATTGATAAGGTACAGTTCATTTACCATAATGTACTAAATATGTATTTTAAAACATATCATGTACCACAATGTACTTAAAAAGTGGGACAGAGATGGAAAGAACGAGAGAGAAccatagaaaaataaaaaattgtcaGTAAAAAGTACATGCCTGACACAAATACTAATTTACCTGCTAAACTCTCTATAGTAAAAATTAATTTGGTGGACCTTACATGAAACATGTGACTGGAAAGGTAGGGTTAGATAGCTCGGGTGCTACCGTCTCCCCGTTATAGAACTTCCAGGAGCCTCATTCATTTCCACCAAAATACTCTGATCACTGCTCGTGCGGGCGGAGCAGTGTATACTAGTCTGGCCGTATGGGAATATCTCATTTCTGCGGCCCACCCCTGCTCCCGTATGGCCCACGtccgtttctttctttccccttCACTTCTTCTTCGCCCCCGCACCATAATCCGCTAGGTTTccagccgccgtcgccggacgTAGACCCTAGGTTTCAGGCCGTGCAGCCCACCCCCAGTTGTCGCCGGATTCATGGCTTGACGTGCCGCTAGGATTCCGGCCGGACACCCTGGTCGTCACCGCGTCCTAGCTCCCGTGGTCAATGCAAAGTGTTGAATCCATATCCTTGTCTTCCAGAATGATAGTGTGCATTATTGCTTATTCAGAAGATGGTGGTGTGCGCGACGATCTACAGACAGTTGGATGCACACTTATCTAGCTTCAATGCGCATAGAGAAAATCATCCATCCTTTGAAGTTTAATTTCGAGATGTACGGCTGCATTAAGGAGAAAATAGTATGCAAACATCCCCGCAGCTTCAATGTTCACGTGCATATTGTGGTGAGATAGATGGAAGGCGGCACgggcctcgccggcgaggtcgatgAGGGCTTCGGCCGGAGGCGCCGGCCGGCTTGCCGGCGAGGTATACGATGGCTCCGGACAGTGGCGCGGGGCTTACCGGCGTGGTCCACGAGGGCTCAGGTCGACAGGGCTTGCTGGTTTTAGAGGGCCACAAGTGCCAGCGaggtcggccgccgccgccggcgagagcACGCGAACACAGATAGAACAATGAACACACAAATGGGCCGACTCTGAAGCCCACTACTGAactaaaaatattaaatttaCTGTTAATTCTCTTAAAAAGGAATGTCTATTCTACCCTCCAAAAATCAATGGTAGATATTTCTAGATACTGCTCCTTCTCTTCAATCAGTATAGGGGTACCATAAAATGGCTCTGATCACTACATATATATAGCAACAGGGGCAAAATATGGTTCATCGGTTTCTCTTTTTCTGTATATAAATGAAAGTTCAGGTGTACAATTAAACAACAATCAGGGGCAGACAGCAATTAAGTCTCGGTTTTCCCTACCAATGCGGCCATGTCTACATCTGATTAACCAGCCATACAATATTCGCAATATTTAGTCCATCCAGGTTGATTACAGTGTGTTCAGTACGTGCATGTTTTACAGGTTCAACTGGGTGAGGGGACCAATAGCTTTGCTTCTAAAGGTTAATGGTAAATATCATTTATGCATGCTTCATGGCATACCATGTAAGTGATCTGGCAAAAGCCTCTTCCCCTTTTGTTTCTCAGCGATGCTAATTAGAATATATAAACTCAACGCTTTAGGGGTATTTTGCCTGGATAGAAACCTCAATTTAGAATAGTAAAATCTTACATGATTATGCAGGTTAAATCTGAAATTTTTAATTATATGTATTGATTTAAAAATCACAATGCGTACAAATGACACAAATAGTCATTAGAAATCTGGTTTTTGAAAGTAGCATAATAAACATCGCcacacaaataaaaaatggCTTCACAACATTGTATTTAGCATTACATTTATGGTAGCTATAGACCTTATATTTGAAACAGATAATATTAATATCTATGAAACAACAATTATTCCCAACTCTTTCAGACGATGCCCTCGCATTTGCGAGGGCCATGGTGCTAGTTTGTATAAATAATGCCTGATTGTACTTCGTTTTCACCCAGTTAAACAAATGTTGAACTACCAATCAAGCCAATTAGTTTAGTGCCGCAACTTGCATGTTGTTTATTAAAAGGTGAGAGCAGCCTTGTTGTATACATATGCCAACCGTGTAATCAGTGCCCATCATTTTCCAATCAGTGCCCATCATTTTCCTAATCAGTGCCCATCATTTTCCAAACTAGCCAATACAACAAGTGAAATGATAAAGTTGTCTGGGAGCGTTTACTCCATCAACTATAATAAACATGTGTGGATGCCACATCTCTTCGTCGACATAACCACTATAGGCAGGGAGAAGAGCTAGCTGAGCGGGCAACAATGGCGGAATTTCTGGTGAGCGTGTCCACGGGGGCCATGGGTTCCGTCCTTGGGAAGCTGGGTACCATGCTGAGCGAGGAATTCAAGCTGCTCAGGGGTGTTCGTGACGACATCAAGTTCCTCAAGGATGAGCTCGAGCACATGCAGGCGTTCCTCCTCGtgatggcggaggaggagaaacctGACCCCCAAGCTAAGCTTCGGGCGGATGAGGTGCGAGAGATGTCCTATGAGATAGAGGACAACATCGACAAGTTCATGGTACTTCTGGACCGTGAGCCCACTTCCATGTCCGATGGCTTCATGAAGCTTTTCAACAAAAGCATGGAGAAAATCAAGAGCATCAAGACCCGGCATAAGATCGCCAAGGACTTCAAAGACATCAAGATCCAAGTCAAGGAGATGAGCGATagatatgcaaggtacacacaTAAGGCTTGTCCCCTCTCATCCCTCCCATAATTTTGTAATTTGTACCACAACCAATTAATAGTATTTCGAGACCATAGcttactactactactatcaataatatagatacatatatACGGCCTCTTCCAACACATGTTATATATCTTTCCTCTTCCGCCGCATCTCCAATTTTTTGCATGTCTAATTTCTTGGTCCACAAATGAAGGTACATGATCAATGGGTTTTCTAGATCTGAAATTGAAAAGGTAGATCCTCGACTTCGCACCATCTATAAGGATGCATTGGAGCTTGTTGGTGTGGAAGGTCCAAGAGATGAGATTGCAAACTGGCTGAGCAACAAGGAGGGTGAATCATCACATCAACCAAAAGTTGTATCCATTGTTGGATATGGAGGGTTAGGCAAGACAACTCTAGCCAGACAGGTCTATGAAAAGCTTGGAACGAGCTATGAATGTCGGGCTTTTGTGTCAATTTCACGAACTCCTGATATGACAAAGATCTTGAGTTCTATGTTATCTCAACTCCGCAACCAAGATTATGCTTATGCAGGGGATCCACAACTCATAATCGACCAGATCAGAAATTTTCTACAAGATAAAAGGTACAGTTCATAATGGCTGAATGGTTTAGTTCTTATGAATTATCACTTTTCAGTTTGCGCTACTCGAATACCAAATTCAAAATACTCTCGCTTGCAATTGCTGCCAAGTTACTCGAATACCAAATTCATAATTCACACTCGTTGCCACAAGTTGTTTGCCAAATTTTTATACCAGACATTTTGTGATGGACAGATTGATCCTGAAAACTTGGTAAGATAATAACTAACATTGGGCAGTAAgataacatatatatatagcaaaACGACTCTTCTTAAAGAATCAGACTGGCCTATAAAGTCAAGCGTAACTTGTTTATATGCTGCAAGATGTAGCCTCAAATCCGTGATGCCGTAAATTAAGCCCAAGTTCATAAACACATATATAATATCTCCACTTAATTATTATGACCAATGTCGTGTGAAACTTTATtccacacttttttttttacgaaaagGCAGCAGCGCTGcttttcattaattaagacGAAAAAACAATTTAACAGAGTTAATTACAAAGCCGAGAAGAGGGGCAGCTATAAACTAGAAAGATCACTCGGGAGGGCGAACCACACATAGTACATCCATGTTATTTAATGTGGTTTTCCTGTAACTATATGGCAGGTACTTTATCATAATTGATGATTTATGGGATGTACAAACATGGCAAGATCTGAATTGTGCATTAGTGAGGAAAGACAACGGTAGTGGAATAATGACCACAACTCGTATACATGATGTAGCTAAATCATGTTGCCCTTCTGATGGGAATCTTGTCTATAAAATCGAACCACTTGGTCTTGCTGACTCGAAGGAGTTGTTTTTCAAGCGAATATTTGGTTGTGAAGAAAAGTGTCCTCCTAACTTGAAACAAGCCTCAGAAGATATCTTAAAAAAATGTGGTGGTTTACCACTGGCCATCAACGCCATATCTAGTTTGTTGGCTAgtgggaaaagaaaagaagactGGGAGCGTGTCCGAAGTTCTATCAGTTTTGCACAAGGCAAAAATTCTGACATTGATGCCATGAACTACATATTATCTCTGAGCTACTTTGATCTTCCACTCTGTCTAAGAAGTTGCCTATTGTATTTGACTATGTTTCCTGAAGATT
The Brachypodium distachyon strain Bd21 chromosome 2, Brachypodium_distachyon_v3.0, whole genome shotgun sequence genome window above contains:
- the LOC106866182 gene encoding uncharacterized protein LOC106866182, which produces MAPSNLPHLSTFALRSILEKDKLNGTNFTNWYRNLRIVLKQEKKDHVLDTPLPDEPDEDATVAVMNAHRKARDESTEISCLMLAHMEPDLQQQFENVEAYDMIESLKSMFQAQAKTERYQVSQALLGCKLKDGDPLSPHVIKMTGYVQSLDRLGFPISDEFATDIVLNSLPSAYAPFISNYHMHGMDKKLTELHGMLKTAEADLKKGTSQVLMVQNKAKFKKGSWTKKKKAKSGGKTQDSVPSAASGTKPSPTAGSTCFYCKTDGHWKRNCSKFLADKAKSGSGTSNSGAGKN